Proteins from a single region of Neodiprion virginianus isolate iyNeoVirg1 chromosome 4, iyNeoVirg1.1, whole genome shotgun sequence:
- the LOC124303338 gene encoding uncharacterized protein LOC124303338: protein MEIILRTVTEIAWAVTNSPHVPIFKRLKDNWAKINTSMYDIGIDDVIIKDVLHDNKNNILEFIEDQLEQHQPRDDYRELLELAYIFLGGIPINGVKFKTPEGIHYARWLAKAVYCLKIYIFRNQFTRSASDLRYLREICVFIVIFYTKV, encoded by the exons ATGGAAATAATATTGAGAACCGTAACTGAAATTGCTTGGGCAGTAACAAACAGTCCACACGTACCAATATTTAAGAGGCTAAAAGATAATTGGGCTAAAATTAACACATCTATGTATGATATCGGCATAGACGACGTGATAATTAAAGATGTGTTacatgataataaaaataatatcctAGAATTCATAGAGGACCAATTGGAG CAACATCAGCCGAGAGATGACTACAGAGAGTTACTCGAGTTAGCTTATATTTTCTTAGGAGGAATACCAATTAACGGGGTCAAATTCAAAACTCCTGAAGGTATACACTACGCAAGATGGCTTGCTAAAGCAgtatattgtttaaaaatatatatatttaggaATCAATTCACCAGGAGTGCTTCAGATCTTCGTTATTTGCGTGAAATTTGTGTTTTTATTGTCATCTTTTATACTAAGGTGTAG